Genomic segment of Mucilaginibacter sabulilitoris:
ATAGTGACATTACTCATTTTACGGGTAACCGGTCGATTGTTCTCCAGCATATAAACGCTCCCGGCCTGGTGTTCTTCGGTAAGCGACATCGTGCCGATCCAAAACCTGCCATCAGGGTCGCATTTGCCGTCATTATACCTGTTTTGAGGTAAGTGAGCTTCGGGGTTTACGATCATATCAACCCCGCCGGTTTTCCTGTCAATTATTGCAAGTCCGCTTTTTTTTAGCGCAGCCAGTAAGTTTCCGCTTTTGCACAATGCAACAGCACCCACCATTTCGCCCAATGGTGCAATTTCATGCAGGCCTTGTGTTGTTTTGTATTGGTGAATTTCTCCGCTCAAAATATCAACCCAATACATAACGCCACGTTTGGCATCCCATACAGGGCCTTCGCCAAGTTTACACAGGTGGTTAACTGCAACATCAACTTTGTTCATGTTCAAATTTAACAAAACATGTTGTTTACGCCGAAGAGATAGCGCGCTTTGAAGATTAAAAGTAATAAGGTTCCTATAAAAATACCAATTAGACAATTTGTTGTTAAGATAAATTGTTAACTGTAACATGTTAGACTATAATTTATCTGATTATCATATCCAAAACTTTCAATTCGGTATTTAACGCTTTAAAAACAATCGTTACGATATGTCGCATTTAAAAATGTCACTGCTGATTCTTTTATTTTTCAATTATCTTCCAACTAAACAAGCCTGGGTGCTATCTACCGTTTTGGCAGCTTAGGTTTCAGATTTTTTATTCCAAAACCTTATTCAGTGTTTCCCAGGTTGTATAACTTACACTAAAAAGTTTCGTAGGCTTATCTGCTCACGTTCTTTTGAACGCAGCGCAAAGGTGATGATCCAGTTTGTTATTATCGTAAACAAAAGGATAAGCACAATAAGCAGAGAATTACCTAACCAATTCAATAAAAACATCATGCCTATACATATTAAATTGACAATCGACAAACAGATTGTTGCCTGCAGGTGGTTAAGTCCTAAGCGTAAAATACGGTGATGAATATGGTTCCTGTCGGGTTCAAACGGCGACTTGCCCCCTATAATCCTTAAAGTGAATACCCTGAGTGTGTCAAATACCGGGCCTATCAGTATAGCAAATGTTAATGCTGGCGCATTTGAAATAAATGGCATACCCGGGCCGGTAATTTTACTCACCTCCATAAACCGGATGGCCATTACAGCCGATACCAGACCAATAAGTAACGCGCCGGTATCGCCCATGAATATTTTGGCAGGGGTTAGATTGTACCTCAAGAACCCGGCTACGGCCCCGGCTATGGCAAAAGCGACCGCTGCAAGTTCATACCGTTTAAAATAAACGAATAGAAATGCAAAGGTGCAGTTTACAATTATACCTGTCACCGCCGCCAGGCCGTCTATCCCGTCGATCAGGTTAAAAGAATTTACGATAAGCATGATAACCAGTACAGACAGCAACGAACTTGGAATATAAGGAAGCTGATAAATGCCAAACACGCCATACATACTGGTTATCCGGATGTCGCCGAACAACACCAATATAGCTGCCGCTACAAACTGTATCATGAATTTAGTACTTGAATTTACACCGGAAAGATCATCCTTTAACCCCATTGTAAATAAAATAATGCATGAAATGAACAGATAACTAACGGGCAGGTCCTTATCAATTAAACTGAATAAAAGCATGGTGATGATAAAGCTTATAAATATGGCTACACCTCCTAAACGTGGTATACCATGATCATGCTGTTTCCGGAAATGACCTACATCATCATATAAGTGCCGTGCCCTGGCTACATGCAAAATGGACGGAATTGCCAGGGATGTGATCAGTATTGATATGATAATGATCAAAGCATGATAAACAAAGTGATAAGAATGTAAAAGTTCTGCCATAGAAACAGTTCAGCATTATTTCTGCATTTTTATACGTATGAAAAAAAAATAAGTTAATTTGAAATTAAATAAATTGTATAATTTTTTGGAGGGGTTTGAGCACCAAAGCCAGAAACGGCAATTTGATTTTATTTTCACGCATAGCTTTTAAATCAAATTTCCATGCTGATATTCTGTTTTTTAGGCTTCTGCTGCTTACGCCGCCCGTAAGCATTTTAACCATCACCCGGTTAAGATAAAAGGTTTTGATTTTATGAAAATGAATAAAACGAACAAGGAGCTCATAATCGGCGGCCGAACCATATCCCATTTTATAAGGACCGAATTTCTCAAATAAACTTCTCCGGCAATAAAACGTAGGATGAGGCGGCATAAACCCCAGGTTGAATGAATTTGCACCATGCTGACATGAACGCCATTTACGTAAAATTTTACCTTGTTTGTTTATAATATCCAGATCGCCATACAATGCATCGGTATTTTGCTGTTCAAATACTGTTGCTACCGACTGCAGGATATCCTGATCGGCAAAAAAATCATCAGCATTTAAGGTACCTACCACCTCGCCGGTGGTCTGGCTAATGCCTTTATTCATGGCATCGTATATCCCCTTGTCAGGTTCAGAAACTAAGACAGTAATATATGGCCGATATTGATTAATTATTTGCAATGTATTATCGGTAGAACCGCCATCAACAACAATATATTCCAGATCGGGATAATTTTGCCCGATAACTGATTCAATGCATTGCCTTATTGTATCCTGCGCGTTATAAACAACTGTAACCAGGGAAAGCTTCAAACTGTACAAATTATGAACATACACCTATATATCCACAAATTAATATAATTTTAAAATCAATGCCTAATTATAAATTATTTAACAGCATATATGCTTCATTCTGCTTCTATATCACAGCTTCCTGTACCTCTTATTAAAACAGCAAAATAAATTGAGACGGTTTGGTGAACATTGCAGCGCTTGTTTTGTTAGCATTGTGTTCACACAAAAAAAAACCAAATAATTGATGTTCATATCATTTTTAATATCATTGTTGTAATAAATTATTATGATTAGTTTGTATTTTGGGATAAAACAAGGGAATAAGGTTATTGTTAAACATGCATAAAACTGATCTGTCTGCTTACAATAATCATCCTTTTAATCCAGGTGGCACTGCTTTTAAAAGATTATTATGGTACTATGTAAATGCTTTGTTTTTCAAAACCAGCGTTATTCCGTCAAGCGCTTTTAAGGTGTTTTTATTGCGGGCGTTTGGCGCTAAGATTGGGAAAAACGTAACTATAAAACCTTGTGTAAATATAAAATATCCCTGGTTTGTAAGTATTGGCGACCAAAGCTGGATAGGCGAAAATGTATGGATAGACAGCCTGGTGATGATTAATATCGGGGCTCATGTGTGCCTGTCGCAAGGCGCTATATTGCTAACCGGAAGCCATAATTATAAAAAAACGAGCTTTGACCTACTTACTAAAGGTTTAATTTTGGAAGATGGTGTTTGGATAGGCGCCGGAGCCATTGTAAACCTTGGCACAATCGCGGCAAGCCATTCGGTGCTCACAAGTGGTTCCGTGGCTACAACAAACCTTGAACCTTACTCTGTTTACCAGGGTAATCCTGCTGTCAAGATCCGTGAACGTAATATCAGTTAACCATATTTATTAACTTCAACTATGTCACTACAAAAACCTCGTCCCCATCAAATTATACTTATCGCGTTGGGTATAATGGTAATTATATTGGGAACGATGATTTTCCTGTACCCAACAGCTATTTTCCCCGACTCCAGCTGGGGGTTCCAGGTTCTGCAGAAAATGCAGGCCGGCGGCGATTTTAATCTTGCAGTTAAACCCTCCCAATCTGATATCAGTAAAAGTTATACAGAGTTTTTAACATGGTGGTCGCCAGGGCAATATCTCGTCCCCTATGCTTTCATATTAATCTTTGGTATTAATATAGGTCAGGCATCAGCAATCACTATCACCATATTTACCCTGTTGGGCCTGGCCGGTTTTTATTCATTTTTTAAAAAGGCAGGCTTTACACCCATTATAGCTACCGTTAGTGTGGTAATAATTGCATGCCAGCAGGCATTTATTATTCCTTTTGTTTTTTATAATGGCGGTGAAGTTTTGATTTTTGGCACCATAGGATGGTTCCTTTATGGCCTTGTTGCTATTGATAAAGCCGACTGGAAGCTGGCTGTATTCCTGTTGCTTTCGGGGTGGGTAGGATTTTTTTGCAAATCATCCTTTTTATGGATGTACGCTGCGGGCTGCCTGTATTTGTGGATAAAGCTGTCATCAGGACAAGCCACTATTGTAAACTGGATAAAAAAAGGTTTATGGATAGGTATTCCGGCTATTATTTCGTTGGGGGTTATTTATATTTCCTACTTATCAAAGGGTGTAAATCCGGCATCGGGATCAACGGGCTTAAAACTAACCTTGGAAACTTTCAGCTTCCCCCTGGCTTCGCCTATATTATCAGGTTTTTCGGTAGACGACCTTATGGGTGGCCTGTTGTATCATTATGACGTAGGCATGCTCAATGCTTTCTGGTCGTTAATTGCGGTACTGCTGGCGGCCGTACTAAGTATTTTAATCATCACCCGTATTGCGCAGCGCGTGCCCGAAAAGAGGTACACCCTGCTGGTTACCGTTTTTTATTGTGTTTCGGTGGTGTTTTTTTTCTATAACTTTTTACGGCAGGTAAATATATCATACGAAGCAAGGCACATGCGCGTTATCGGGCTGTTAATAATACCCGGAATTGTATACTTGGTAAGCAAAAGCAATTTAACCCTTAAGGCGGCTTTTGCTATGATTTGCTTTATTATCGCTTTTTTCAGCGTCCGGTATTTTGTACCAAGCTACAAACAAAACATGGCTGATAATGCCCGCGGGACTACCGGGCTGGCCCAGATATTTGCCGATCAGGAATCATTAAATTACATCATGGATCTGGACAGGAAAAACACCAATGCCCTGTTTGTATTTATTAGCCCCGACCTTGGGCTGGAAATAAAGCATAACCGTATAGTTACCCTTGACCCTATCGACGATGATATAAGTATAGATTATGACGATTATGTGCATCGCGGCCATGCCGGGCCAATATTTATTTTCCTGCCGGCAAGTTACATGGGCCCAAAATCAAATATAGTACGCAAATGTTTCCCTGGCTATAAAGGTTTTCGAATGGAAATGCTAAGTAATGATTATGTGCTGTACTCAGCCAAATAAACGCAGCGTTATTATAGTAACTATTTAATTTCCATGAGCATAAAACCAAAGGTGGCTTTAGTATTATCAGGTGGCGGCGCCCGCGGAATGGCGCACATTGGGGTAATTGAGGAGCTGGAAAGACAGGGGTTTCAAATCAGTTCGCTTGCCGGCACATCAATGGGTGCACTGGTTGGTGGCGTGCATGCATTGGGCAAAATGGAAGTGTATAAGAACTGGTTATACACACTGGATAAAATAAAGATATTCAGGCTGATTGATTTGAATTTCAGGGGGCAGGGTTTGGTTAAGGGGGATAAATTGCTTCACAAAATGCGCGATCTGATTGCCGACAGGAACATTGAAGACCTGCCCATCCCCTACGCGGCTGTTGCCGCGGATATTATTAACAAAAAAGAGGTGGTGCTAACCACAGGCAGCGTGTTAGATGCCATCAGGGCATCAATAGCTATTCCTACCATTGTTACACCGGTAAAAACCAAAGATGGTTTGCTGGTTGACGGTGGTGTAATTAATAGTTTACCCATTGACCATGTGAGCAGGCTCCCCAACGACATATTGATTGTAGTAAATGTAAATGCCCCCATACCTAAAGATAAAAGGCAGGTAACAGCTTCAGCGGATAAAGCCAATGTACCTGTTTACAGAAAAAGGATAAAAGCAATTTATAAACAATTACCTAAGATTAAAGCGTTGCGCCGCGAAGAAAAATTCGGGTATTTTGATGTCATCAGCAAAACCCTTAGTTTAATGACCTATCATAACACCCAGTTAACCCTCGAAAAATATACGCCCGACATACTGATCAACATCTCGAGGGATAGTTGTGGCCTTTACGACTTTTACAGGGCCGAAGAGCTTGTAGAAACCGGAAAACGCGCGACTATAACTGCTCTGGATGCTTACAGGAACAAACTGGGTTAATTAAATGCGGCCCCCCCAATTATTACTTAAGCAGTATTTTCCGTACTGTTGAACGCCCCTGATCGGTAAAGTACAGGGTACTTTCATCCTTTGAAAGGGCCAGCTTATAAGCAATAACATCGGCCTTTGCCCCTACGCCATCACCCTGCGCATTCTTATTATTTAGATTACGGCCTGCCAGAAAAGAAAGCTTACCATTAAATATGCTTTCTATTTTTCCCCGGTTAACAATGTATAGGGTCCTGGTATCCCTTGTAGCGATAAGACTGCTAACATCCATTAAATCAAGATCGCGGTAAATAAGTGTGAATACTCCTGATGGTGTGAGCTTGTAAATATGTTTGTTGCCGACAACCATAAATTTAACACCATTATATGCGCAATAAATTACGACAAAGGCTGGCAGCATTTTATCGTCCCCGATTAATGAATCCACCGGTGGGGTGTAGGTATTGGTACCCATACGAAAGCGGACAACCTCAAAATCCTCCAAAATTGCTTCGTGCACGGTATTATCTTCTTTAAGGCGCCGGTCGCCGCTTAGTTTTAAAAATTTACCATAGGGGTCAAACTGAAGGTCAAGGTAATGATAACTGAAACTGGTACTTTTAATTAACGGCGTAACAACCTGACCGTTAGGGCTAACTATCCAGAATGGATGTGTTGTAACATCGGTATAAGCAACATCTGCCAGTATATTGAGTGTCCCGTCCGGCGATACCACAATCTGGTCGGGAAATTTAAGCGATTGGCCAGTGGCACTATTAGGGATGGCCACGGTAGATACCACGTTGGATGTTGATATTTTACGGATGCTATTGTTCAGTCTATCGGTAATGAAAATGGTACC
This window contains:
- a CDS encoding MraY family glycosyltransferase — encoded protein: MAELLHSYHFVYHALIIIISILITSLAIPSILHVARARHLYDDVGHFRKQHDHGIPRLGGVAIFISFIITMLLFSLIDKDLPVSYLFISCIILFTMGLKDDLSGVNSSTKFMIQFVAAAILVLFGDIRITSMYGVFGIYQLPYIPSSLLSVLVIMLIVNSFNLIDGIDGLAAVTGIIVNCTFAFLFVYFKRYELAAVAFAIAGAVAGFLRYNLTPAKIFMGDTGALLIGLVSAVMAIRFMEVSKITGPGMPFISNAPALTFAILIGPVFDTLRVFTLRIIGGKSPFEPDRNHIHHRILRLGLNHLQATICLSIVNLICIGMMFLLNWLGNSLLIVLILLFTIITNWIITFALRSKEREQISLRNFLV
- a CDS encoding glycosyltransferase family 2 protein, which gives rise to MKLSLVTVVYNAQDTIRQCIESVIGQNYPDLEYIVVDGGSTDNTLQIINQYRPYITVLVSEPDKGIYDAMNKGISQTTGEVVGTLNADDFFADQDILQSVATVFEQQNTDALYGDLDIINKQGKILRKWRSCQHGANSFNLGFMPPHPTFYCRRSLFEKFGPYKMGYGSAADYELLVRFIHFHKIKTFYLNRVMVKMLTGGVSSRSLKNRISAWKFDLKAMRENKIKLPFLALVLKPLQKIIQFI
- a CDS encoding WcaF family extracellular polysaccharide biosynthesis acetyltransferase → MHKTDLSAYNNHPFNPGGTAFKRLLWYYVNALFFKTSVIPSSAFKVFLLRAFGAKIGKNVTIKPCVNIKYPWFVSIGDQSWIGENVWIDSLVMINIGAHVCLSQGAILLTGSHNYKKTSFDLLTKGLILEDGVWIGAGAIVNLGTIAASHSVLTSGSVATTNLEPYSVYQGNPAVKIRERNIS
- a CDS encoding patatin-like phospholipase family protein produces the protein MSIKPKVALVLSGGGARGMAHIGVIEELERQGFQISSLAGTSMGALVGGVHALGKMEVYKNWLYTLDKIKIFRLIDLNFRGQGLVKGDKLLHKMRDLIADRNIEDLPIPYAAVAADIINKKEVVLTTGSVLDAIRASIAIPTIVTPVKTKDGLLVDGGVINSLPIDHVSRLPNDILIVVNVNAPIPKDKRQVTASADKANVPVYRKRIKAIYKQLPKIKALRREEKFGYFDVISKTLSLMTYHNTQLTLEKYTPDILINISRDSCGLYDFYRAEELVETGKRATITALDAYRNKLG
- a CDS encoding NHL repeat-containing protein, whose translation is MKKYFYPIMLTGILLMIIACKKNEEPTLNDTVADANKSLLLNANKVPYAPLTVVTIAGMSHQQGNVDGQGSKARFETPGDIKITEDGTIFITDRLNNSIRKISTSNVVSTVAIPNSATGQSLKFPDQIVVSPDGTLNILADVAYTDVTTHPFWIVSPNGQVVTPLIKSTSFSYHYLDLQFDPYGKFLKLSGDRRLKEDNTVHEAILEDFEVVRFRMGTNTYTPPVDSLIGDDKMLPAFVVIYCAYNGVKFMVVGNKHIYKLTPSGVFTLIYRDLDLMDVSSLIATRDTRTLYIVNRGKIESIFNGKLSFLAGRNLNNKNAQGDGVGAKADVIAYKLALSKDESTLYFTDQGRSTVRKILLK